CGCGACGCTGCTCGTTAAAGAACCGTGGCACGGTGTGCTCGCGCTGATCGGCTGCGTGCTCGCGTATGCGGCAGTCGGCGCGCTGATCGAGCTGCGGCAGATACCGTCGATAGTCGTCACGCTCGGTCTGTCGTTTGTGTGGAGCGGCCTTGCGATCGTGCTGCTGCCCTCGCCGGGCGGCACGAGTCCTGGCTGGCTCGGCACGGCGATGAACTATCAGACACCGCTCATCGCGGCGCCCATCGTGTGGTCGGTGGTGGTCGCGATCATCGGGCACGTGCTGTTGATGCGTACCTCGGCCGGCGTTCGCATCCGTGGCGCGGGCGGCAATCCGCGCGCGATGCGCCGCTTCGGCTGGTCGCTCGTGCGCAGTAAGGCGACACTGTACGCAATCGCGGGCATCTTCGGCGTCCTGTCGGGTCTGTCGCTGCTCGGCCTCACGACTTCTGCCGACGCGAATCTCGCGCTGCGTTACACGCTGCTCTCCATCGCGGCGGTGATACTCGGCGGCGGCGAATTTATCGGCGGACGCGTGTCGGTGATCGGCGCGGTGCTCGGGGCAATCACACTGACGCTCGCGGCGTCGTTTCTCGCCTTCCTCAATATCTCGGCGGACTGGCAGGTCGGTATGCAGGGCGCGATCCTCGTCGTCGTGCTGTCGCTGCGCGTGCTGCTGCAACGCGGGGAGCGCCAATGAAATCCCAGCTAACGCGCAGAGCAATCGGCGCAGACGAAACCGCTTGGTCGCGCTTGCGCAGCGTCCAGGCGCCGTGGGCGTGGTCGTTCGTTGGCGCGATGCTGGTGTGGTTCGGCATCGTCGGCGTGTTCGGCTTCGGCATAGCGGGCAATGTCGCGCAGACGGCGCTCACCTACGGCGTGTTCATGGTGCTGGTCGGTCTCGGGCAGATGCTCGTGATCACGTCGGGTGTCGGCAACATCGACCTGTCGGTGCCGTCGACCATCGCGCTCGCGGGCGTGATCGGCATGCACGTGATGGGCGGGGCAAACGGGCGAATCGTGCTCGGCGTCGCGGCCGCGCTCGGCGTCGGGGTCGTGGTGGGCCTCGTGAATTACATGCTGATCAGGCTGCTGCGCATTCCGCCGATCATCGCGACGCTGTCGTCCAGTTTCATCATCCAGTCAATTGCGATCACGCAAGGGCGGCAGCTTCCGCCGCCGCCGCCCGCGCTCGGCGCGTTCTCGACCGGCCGGTTCCTGAACGTGCCGTATATCGCGTTCCTTGCGTTGGCGCTGTCGGTCGCGCTGGCGGTGCTGCTGCATCGCGCGGTGTACGGCCGCAAGCTGTCGGCGATCGGACAGAACGCACGGGCCGCGTGGCTCGCGGGCGTCGACGTGCATCGTACCCGCTGCCTCGCGTACGTGCTGTGCTCGATGATCGCGGCGCTCACGGCGCTTCTGCTCGCGGCGACCTCGGGCGGCGCGTCGCTCGACATGGGCGTCGAGTACATGCTGATTTCGATCGCCGTGGTCGTGATCGGCGGCACGCTGGTTGCCGGCGGCAAGGCGACGATCGTCGGCGTGTGGGGCGCGTCGATGTTCCTGTTTCTCACGAACGCCGCGCTCAACGCGCTCGGCGCGGATGCGGGCGTGCGATCGATCGTCTATGGCGTGCTCATCATCGCGGTGACCGTCGCGGCCGGTGGAAAGACGGTGCGGTGAAGAGGTGCTCAACCGCTTTTCCGATTCATATCAACAACGAGAGGGGACATGAAATCCGGCGACTACGAGGTGCACGATCCGCGTTTCAGACGGCTGCTTCAGCCCAATGCATTCCTGAGCCGCCTGACAGATGAAAACCTGTGGGCCGAAGGGCCGGTATATTTCCCGGCGACCGACCTGCTCATATGGAGCGACATACCGAACAACCGGATGCTGCGCTGGGCGCCAGGCATGGGTTTGGGCGTATTCCGCGCGCCGTCGAACTACAGCAACGGCAACACGCGCGATCGTGAAGGCCGGCTCGTCAGTTGCGAGCACGGCGCGCGGCGCGTGACGCGCACAGAACACGACGGCAGCGTGACCGTGCTTGCGTCGCACTTCGAAGGCAAGCGGCTGAATTCGCCGAACGATGTCATCGTCGATTCGAACGGCAACATCTGGTTCACTGATCCTGACTACGGAATTCTGAGCGACTACGAAGGGTATCGCGCAGAGAGCGAGATCGGCCGCTGCAACGTGTATCGCATTTCGCCGGACACCACGCGGGTGGAACTGGTCAGCGACGACTTTGTGAAGCCGAACGGCCTCGCGTTCTCGCCGGACGAATCGCGCCTCTATATCGCCGATTCCGCGGCTTCTCACGACGACAAGGCGCCGCGTCATATCCGCGTGTTCGATGTAGCGGACGAGAGCCGCTTGCGCAACGGCCGCGTGTTCATCGAAATGCGAAGCGGCGTGCCAGACGGCATGCGCGTGGATGAGCACGGCAACGTGTGGACGAGCGCGGAAGACGGCGTGCATTGCTATGCACCGGACGGGGCGCTGCTCGGCAAGG
This Paraburkholderia phymatum STM815 DNA region includes the following protein-coding sequences:
- a CDS encoding ABC transporter permease, which codes for MTPARFSIQSTQARLRALLPAISLIAVLVPILIMQPAVMSYFGSSLLLNLAVPIVLATLAQLAIITVNDLDLSIGSFVSLVACIGATLLVKEPWHGVLALIGCVLAYAAVGALIELRQIPSIVVTLGLSFVWSGLAIVLLPSPGGTSPGWLGTAMNYQTPLIAAPIVWSVVVAIIGHVLLMRTSAGVRIRGAGGNPRAMRRFGWSLVRSKATLYAIAGIFGVLSGLSLLGLTTSADANLALRYTLLSIAAVILGGGEFIGGRVSVIGAVLGAITLTLAASFLAFLNISADWQVGMQGAILVVVLSLRVLLQRGERQ
- a CDS encoding ABC transporter permease; translated protein: MKSQLTRRAIGADETAWSRLRSVQAPWAWSFVGAMLVWFGIVGVFGFGIAGNVAQTALTYGVFMVLVGLGQMLVITSGVGNIDLSVPSTIALAGVIGMHVMGGANGRIVLGVAAALGVGVVVGLVNYMLIRLLRIPPIIATLSSSFIIQSIAITQGRQLPPPPPALGAFSTGRFLNVPYIAFLALALSVALAVLLHRAVYGRKLSAIGQNARAAWLAGVDVHRTRCLAYVLCSMIAALTALLLAATSGGASLDMGVEYMLISIAVVVIGGTLVAGGKATIVGVWGASMFLFLTNAALNALGADAGVRSIVYGVLIIAVTVAAGGKTVR
- a CDS encoding SMP-30/gluconolactonase/LRE family protein; the protein is MKSGDYEVHDPRFRRLLQPNAFLSRLTDENLWAEGPVYFPATDLLIWSDIPNNRMLRWAPGMGLGVFRAPSNYSNGNTRDREGRLVSCEHGARRVTRTEHDGSVTVLASHFEGKRLNSPNDVIVDSNGNIWFTDPDYGILSDYEGYRAESEIGRCNVYRISPDTTRVELVSDDFVKPNGLAFSPDESRLYIADSAASHDDKAPRHIRVFDVADESRLRNGRVFIEMRSGVPDGMRVDEHGNVWTSAEDGVHCYAPDGALLGKVLIPEVVANLTFGGINRNRLFIAATSSIYSLHVAVRGAGR